The Urocitellus parryii isolate mUroPar1 chromosome 6, mUroPar1.hap1, whole genome shotgun sequence genome includes a window with the following:
- the Slc2a10 gene encoding solute carrier family 2, facilitated glucose transporter member 10, with translation MGWAPPALPLCASVSLLGGLTFGYELAVISGALLPLQLDFGLSCSEQELLVGSLLLGALLASLVGGLPIDRCGRRRAILGSNLVLLAGSLSLGLARSLPWLVLGRSAAGFAVSLSSMACCIYVSELVGPRQRGVLVALYEVGITVGILLSYALNYALASVPRGWRHMFGWALAPAVLQSLGLLLLPAGADETAVHRDLLLLQGGEATKLGPERPRYTFLDLFRARDNMRGRTAVGLGLVLLQQLTGQPNVLCYASTVFHSVGFHGGSSAVLASVGLGAVKVAATLVAVGLVDRVGRRALLLAGCALMALSVSGLGLVSFAVPVDSGPSCLALPNATRQAGLPGSDLLQDSAPPTEPRAGRDPQEPALSASKKAKTRPAGRDVPTPALPALSTPATPNPPSQPAVLRWAALVCMMAFVSAFSFGFGPVTWLVLSEIYPVEVRGRAFAFCNSFNWATNLLVSLSFLDLIGAIGLSWTFLFYGLTAVLGLGFIYLVVPETKGQSLAEIDQQFQKSRLTLCLGHRQSLAGVQYSRLDVPVAS, from the exons GCTGGGCCCCGCCTGCGCTGCCCCTGTGTGCCTCTGTGTCCTTGCTGGGTGGCCTGACCTTTGGCTATGAGCTGGCCGTCATATCGGGTGCGCTGCTGCCCCTGCAGCTTGACTTTGGGCTGAGCTGCTCGGAGCAGGAGCTCCTGGTGGGCAGCCTGCTGCTGGGCGCCCTGCTGGCCTCCCTGGTGGGGGGCCTCCCCATTGACCGCTGCGGCAGGAGACGAGCCATCCTGGGGAGCAACCTGGTGCTGCTGGCCGGCAGCCTGAGCCTGGGCCTGGCGCGCTCCCTGCCCTGGCTGGTGCTGGGCCGCTCGGCCGCCGGCTTTGCCGTCTCGCTGTCCTCCATGGCCTGCTGCATCTACGTGTCAGAGCTGGTGGGGCCGCGGCAGAGGGGAGTGCTGGTGGCCCTCTATGAGGTGGGCATCACCGTGGGCATCCTGCTGTCTTATGCCCTCAACTATGCCCTGGCCAGTGTCCCCCGGGGCTGGAGGCACATGTTTGGCTGGGCCCTGGCACCCGCTGTCCTGCAGAGcctgggcctcctcctcctccctgctggcGCAGACGAGACTGCCGTTCACAGGGACCTCCTGCTGCTCCAGGGAGGTGAGGCCACCAAGCTGGGCCCCGAGAGGCCACGCTACACCTTCCTGGACCTCTTCAGGGCCCGGGACAACATGCGAGGCCGGACCGccgtggggctggggctggtgctcCTGCAGCAGCTCACAGGGCAGCCCAACGTGCTCTGCTACGCCTCCACCGTCTTCCACTCGGTCGGCTTCCACGGGGGGTCCTCCGCTGTGCTGGCCTCCGTGGGGCTCGGCGCGGTGAAGGTGGCGGCCACCTTGGTGGCCGTGGGGCTGGTGGACCGTGTGGGCCGCCGGGCCCTGCTGCTTGCCGGCTGTGCCCTCATGGCTCTGTCGGTCAGTGGCCTGGGCCTTGTCAGCTTTGCTGTGCCCGTGGACTCTGGTCCGAGCTGCCTGGCCTTGCCCAATGCCACCCGGCAAGCTGGCCTCCCTGGCTCGGACCTGCTGCAGGACTCAGCTCCACCTACAGAGCCGAGAGCCGGCAGGGACCCACAGGAGCCCGCCTTGTCCGCCTCTAAGAAAGCCAAGACCCGTCCAGCAGGCAGAGATGTCCCCACCCCTGCTCTGCCTGCCCTGAGCACCCCCGCGACCCCTAATCCCCCCTCACAGCCGGCGGTGCTGCGCTGGGCCGCCCTGGTCTGCATGATGGCCTTTGTGAGCGCCTTCTCCTTCGGATTTGGCCCAG TGACCTGGCTGGTCCTCAGCGAGATCTACCCTGTGGAGGTCCGAGGGAGAGCCTTTGCCTTCTGCAACAGCTTCAACTGGGCCACCAACCTCCTCGTCAGCCTCTCCTTCCTGGATCTCATTG GTGCCATTGGCCTGTCCTGGACCTTCCTGTTCTACGGACTGACGGCTGTCCTCGGCCTGGGCTTCATCTACTTAGTTGTTCCTGAGACCAAAGGCCAGTCCTTGGCCGAGATAGACCAACAGTTCCAGAAGAGTCG GCTCACCCTGTGCTTGGGCCACAGACAGAGCTTGGCTGGCGTCCAGTACAGCCGCCTGGATGTCCCTGTGGCCTCCTG